One region of Ananas comosus cultivar F153 linkage group 9, ASM154086v1, whole genome shotgun sequence genomic DNA includes:
- the LOC109715652 gene encoding expansin-like B1 gives MALPLQYLLLVLLLPALLFLPMAMADSCSDCFVQSRAAYYPNSDQEGTETGACEYGAYGATLNGGDVSAASNLYRNGVGCGACYQVRCTNSDLCSTDGVTIVITDSGSSDNTDFILSQHAFAKMGQTPDAGASLLALGAVGIEYRRVPCSYPQKNITIKIDNSSNFPYYLAFQIWYQQGDKDITAVQLCETVNLTCKLLDRSHGAVWAVVSPPTGPLSVRMLLSGNDDDDDDDETWVVPTNTIPQNWTAGAIYDSGVQVSNS, from the exons ATGGCTCTCCCACTTCAAtatcttcttcttgttctcctccttcctGCACTTCTATTCCTACCTATGGCCATGGCAGATTCATGTAGCGACTGCTTCGTGCAGTCGCGAGCAGCATACTATCCCAACTCTGATCAAGAGGGTACAGAGA CTGGTGCATGTGAATACGGCGCATACGGAGCAACACTTAATGGTGGGGATGTCTCTGCCGCCTCCAATCTCTACAGAAATGGTGTGGGTTGTGGTGCGTGCTATCAG GTGCGATGCACCAATAGCGACTTATGCTCGACCGACGGTGTGACAATTGTGATCACAGATTCGGGTTCTAGCGACAACACTGACTTCATACTTAGTCAGCATGCATTTGCTAAAATGGGTCAGACACCCGATGCTGGTGCTTCACTTCTTGCCCTAGGTGCCGTTGGCATTGAGTACCGGAG GGTTCCCTGCAGCTACCCACAAAAGAACATCACCATCAAGATTGATAACAGCAGCAACTTCCCCTATTATTTGGCCTTCCAGATATGGTATCAACAGGGAGACAAGGACATCACAGCTGTGCAGCTATGTGAG ACTGTGAACTTAACATGCAAGCTCCTGGACAGGAGCCACGGAGCAGTGTGGGCGGTCGTATCTCCTCCGACTGGGCCTCTATCCGTAAGGATGCTACTAAGTGggaatgatgatgatgatgatgatgatgagacATGGGTGGTCCCTACAAACACCATACCACAAAATTGGACAGCCGGAGCTATCTATGATTCAGGCGTACAAGTCAGCAACAGCTAA
- the LOC109715591 gene encoding pentatricopeptide repeat-containing protein At5g46580, chloroplastic, which produces MVLMEHSPSSLLRLLFLLLASLLRHPARSLLLVRWLLANPDARSFPLDAAFFNVALKSLRAARRWDLAEPLAADMLAAGVPPDNITYSTLISAARRCRRLDRSVHWFERMYAAGVVPDEVTYSAALDAYARLGRRHQVAALYDRARAAGWRPDAVAFAVLARMYGEAADYDGIHYVLSEMRALGVAPNAVVYNTLLQALGKAGRPALARSLFDEMLRSGLSPNEKTLTAMIKIYGKARWGRDALELWERMKANKWPMDFILYNTLLSMCADLGLEDEAEKLFDEMKRSEGGRAQPDSWSYSAMINIYGCGGKAERALEVFEEMLGRKVEPNIMCYTCLIQCLGKAGRVGDAVRVFETAIERGTKPDDRLCGCLLSIVALSREEEVGMVLSCLEKANPRLVEFVKLLKKEEASFDEIKEEFRGIMNEAETEVRRPYCNCLIDICRNQSFPPQRAKELFQIGMTYGLYGSLHTKGSSEWSLNLKSLSVGAAKTAFEEWMMSLLSEQEEGLPESFCVFTGAGNHKFSHGLGSAFRSHLEKLGAPFLKSEERSGSFVASKEEVVSWLRLGILSQMSLHR; this is translated from the exons ATGGTGCTCATGGAGCACTCCCCGagctccctcctccgcctcctcttcctcctcctcgcctccctcctccgccaccccgcccgctccctcctcctcgtccGCTGGCTCCTCGCCAACCCGGACGCCCGCTCCTTCCCCCTCGACGCCGCCTTCTTCAACGTCGCCCTCAAGTCCCTCCGCGCCGCCCGCCGCTGGGACCTCGCCGAGCCCCTCGCCGCCGACATGCTCGCCGCCGGCGTCCCCCCCGACAACATCACCTACTCCACCCTCATCTCCGCCgcccgccgctgccgccgcctcgaCCGCTCCGTCCACTGGTTCGAGCGCATGTACGCCGCCGGCGTCGTCCCCGACGAGGTCACCTACTCCGCCGCCCTCGACGCCTACGCCCGCCTCGGCCGCCGCCACCAGGTCGCCGCCCTCTACGACCGCGCCCGCGCCGCCGGCTGGCGCCCCGACGCCGTCGCCTTCGCCGTCCTCGCCCGCATGTACGGCGAGGCCGCCGACTACGACGGCATCCACTACGTCCTCTCCGAGATGCGCGCCCTCGGCGTCGCGCCCAACGCCGTCGTCTACAACACCCTGCTCCAGGCGCTCGGCAAGGCCGGCCGGCCGGCGCTCGCCCGCagcctgttcgacgaaatgctcCGCTCGGGCCTCAGCCCCAACGAGAAGACGCTCACCGCCATGATCAAGATCTACGGCAAG gCGAGGTGGGGCCGCGACGctttggagctttgggagagAATGAAAGCGAATAAGTGGCCGATGGATTTCATACTGTATAATACATTGTTGAGCATGTGTGCCGATCTAGGGTTGGAGGACGAGGCGGAGAAGTTGTTCGACGAGATGAAGCGGTCAGAGGGAGGTAGGGCCCAACCCGATAGCTGGAGTTATTCGGCGATGATTAATATATACGGTTGCGGGGGGAAAGCCGAGAGGGCGCTGGAGGTGTTTGAGGAAATGCTTGGTAGAAAAGTCGAGCCGAACATAATGTGCTACACCTGCTTGATACAATGTCTTGGAAAAGCTGGAAGAGTCGGCGATGCGGTTAGGGTTTTCGAGACCGCAATTGAGAGAGGAACAAAGCCGGACGACCGGCTCTGCGGGTGCTTGCTATCTATAGTAGCTTTGAGCAGAGAAGAGGAGGTGGGCATGGTTCTTTCTTGCTTAGAGAAGGCGAATCCGAGACTTGTTGAGTTCGTTAAGCTGCTAAAAAAAGAAGAGGCTAGCTTTGACGAAATTAAGGAGGAATTTCGAGGAATAATGAACGAAGCCGAGACGGAGGTGAGGAGACCATATTGTAATTGCTTGATTGATATATGCAGGAATCAGAGCTTCCCTCCGCAGAGGGCGAAAGAACTTTTCCAGATCGGAATGACATACGGTTTGTATGGTAGTTTGCACACGAAGGGTTCGAGCGAATGGTCGTTGAATTTGAAGTCGCTTTCGGTCGGTGCGGCGAAGACGGCTTTTGAAGAGTGGATGATGAGCTTATTGAGTGAGCAAGAGGAGGGTCTGCCTGAGTCCTTTTGTGTGTTCACCGGGGCAGGAAATCACAAGTTCTCGCACGGCTTGGGGAGTGCTTTTAGATCTCATTTGGAGAAATTGGGTGCGCCATTTTTGAAGAGTGAAGAGAGGAGTGGGAGTTTTGTTGCATCTAAGGAGGAGGTAGTCTCTTGGTTGCGGTTGGGTATTTTATCCCAGATGTCACTGCACAGATAA